The Streptomyces sp. NBC_01439 genome contains the following window.
ACACCGTGCGCCGCCGGGAACTCGACAGCGGCCGGGAGAGCGTCCTGGCCGCGGGCGGCCGCGTCTACGGGGCGCTGTCGCCGGACGGCACGAGGCTCGCCGCCCTCGACCTCGCCGGGCGGCTCCTCGTCCGCGACCTCGCGACCGGGACCGATACCCCCCTGGTCGCGGCCCTCGGCGGCGGCGGTCTGCCCGGCCCGCCCAGCTGGTCTCCCGACGGCCGCCACCTCGCCCTCTGCGACCGCAACCGGCTCAGCCGACGCTTCCGCGAGGGCTACAACCTCATCCGGATCGTCGACACCGCCACCGGGGCCGACCGCCTGCACGCACTCGCCCCGCACGCCTCGCTCGCGGACCGCTACGCCTCCGGCCCGGTCTGGTCCCCCGACGGCCGCTTCCTGGCCTGCGTCGGCGAGTCGGCCCTGTGGCTGCTGCCCGTCGGCCCCGACGGCGCCCCGACCGGACCGGCCCGGCGCCTGACCGACGAGCCCGCCGACCACCCTTCGTGGTCCGCCGATTCCCGCACCCTGCTCTACCAGTCCTGTGCCCGGCTGCGCCTGCTCGCCCTCGACGCCGCCGGCGCGCCGGCCGGAGCACCCCGGACCGTACCCGTCTCCCTGAACTACCGGCGCCCCGCACCCGTCGACACCGTCGTGCACGCAGGACTGCTGTGGGACGCCACCGGCTCCCCGCCGCGCGCCGACGTCGACGTACTGGTCCGCGGCGGCCGGATCACCGCCGTCGAGCCGCACCGACCGGGCCGCCGCGCCACCCGCACCGTGGACTGCTCCGACGGCACGGTCCTGCCCGGCCTGTGGGACGCGCACGTGCATCCGTACCCCTACACCTACGGGGCGCGCCAGGGTGCGCTGCACCTCGCGTACGGGGTCACGACCGTGGTGTCGCTCGGCGGTTCCGCCTACGAACAGGCCCGGCTGCGCGAGGACGTCCGGGCCGGCCTGCTCGCCGCACCCCGCATGCTGGCGGGCGGGGAGCTCCTCGACGGCTCACGGGTCGCCTACAGCATGGGGCGCGCCCATCGCACGCGCGCCGGGTTCGCCCGCTCGCTGGCCCGGGCCGCCGCGCTGGACTGGGACTTCGTCAAGACGTACGTACGGGCGCCGTACGCGTACATGGCCGAGGCGGCCCGCTTCGCGCACGAGCGGCTCGGTGTCCTGGCCGGCTCCCACCTGTGCGCCCCCGGCATCCGGTCCGGCCAGGACCTGACCACGCACCTGGTGGCCACCGAGCGGGCCGAGTACGGGCACGGCGCCACCCCGCGGGGGCACACCTACCAGGACACCGTGGAGGTCTACACGCACGGCGGCTTCGGCCTGATCGCCACCCCCTTCACGGCCCTCCCGCTGATCGGCGCCGATCCGGCGCTCGCCGACGATCCGCGGGTGGCGTCCCTGATGCCGCCGTGGGACGTGGCGGCCGTCCGGGCCGGGGCCGCCGGGCCGCCGAGCGCGGAGCAGAGCGCGGCGCTGGAGCGGGAGGTCGGCGTCTACCGCCGTGTCATCGAAGGTGGTGGGCGCCTCGCCCTGGGCACCGACGCGCCGCTCACCCCGGTGGGCCTCCACCTCCACCTCGCGCTACGGGCCCTGCACCGGTACGGACTGACGCCTGCGCAGGCCCTGACGACGGTGACCTCGGCCCCGGCCCGGATGTTCGGCGTCGAGGACCGGCTCGGTACGGTCGCGCCCGGCCGGATCGCCGATCTCACCCTGGTCGACGGCGATCCGTTCGCCGACTTCGACGACCTGGTCCGCGTACGGGCGACGGTCCGCGGCGGGATCCTGCGTGAACGCCCGTCCCTGGAGCGCGCCTTCACCCAGTCCGCCGTGCCGCCGGCCCCGGAGCCGGTCGACTGGCGCGCCGTACTGGACCAGATGCTGCGCGACGGCTGCTGTGCACCGCACGTCTAGGTTTTTTCGATCAGGCCCGTTGTCGGGGGTTGCTGGCAGCTTCGATCCCCTGAACGTCGCCCTCACCGGCCCAGCGCAGGCGGTCGACGGTCCGTCGCTGAGGCCCGGCCGGCCCTGAAGCTCCTATTGGCTGTCAAGCGGCGGTGAGCCAGTCGCGGTAGGCGTTGGCGAGGTTGTCGTCGCGGCGGGTGCCGCGTTCGATGCACGAGATGACCGCGGGCCAGACGCCGAAGTGATGGGCGACAGCGGTGAGGGTGATGTTCTTGGCCTGACGTGCTGGCCGCAGGTCCGCGACCTCCGGGACCGTGACCGTGGTGGTGAGGTATCGGAACACCTCCCGGGCGATGGCCCGCTTGAGAAGGCGGATGATTTCCTTCTTGGTCCGGCCGGCCGCGGTCTGCCGGACCACGTAGTCGCGGGTTCGGCTGTCGCTGGCCATGCGGACGAGGGCTATCCGGTAGAGGGCCGCGTTGGCGGCGCGGTCGCCGCCTCGGGAGAGGCGGTGACGGTTGGTCTTGCCGCTGGAGGCCGGGACGGGGGCGACGCCGCACAGGGCTGCGAACGAAGCCTCGGTCCGGAGGCGGTCGGGGTTCCCGCCGGCGGTGATCAGGAGCTGTGCGGCGGTGTCGGGGCCGACGCCGTAGGCGGCACGCAGACCTGGATTGTGTCCGGTGACCACGTCGTCCAGTACGGCCGTGAGCTCGTTGTGCTCGGTGGTCAGAGCCTGGACGCGTCGGGCCAGACTCTTCAGGGCGGTCAGGACAGCGGTGTGGACGGCGTCTCCCGCGGGACGCAGGCGTGCCAGGGCATCGACCAGCGGTTTGCCGTGCAGGGCCCGGTAGCGGGCACGGATGGTGTCGGGGGCGCCGATGAGGATGTGCCCGATCTGGTTCACGGCGGCGGTGCGGGCTTTGACAGTGGACCGGGCGGCATTGTGGAGGGCGCGTATGCCGGTGACGGTCTCGTCCTTGGGGGCGCTGGAGGCTCGTCCGGAGAGTGCGGCGCGGGCGGCGGCGTAGGCGTCGATGGGGTCTGACTTGCCGCTGCGGCGGCGTTCGGCGCGGTCGGGGCGGTTGACCTCGACCACGCTCAGGCCGTCGGCCCGGGCCGCCCGGGTGAACCCGCTTCCGTAGGAGGCGGTGCCTTCGACACCGATCGCGACCACGTCCCCGAGGGCGCCCAAAAACGCGAGAGCTGCCGTGTATCCGGCGGTGGTCGTGGGGAACTCGGCGTCGGCGAGATACCCGCCGTTGTCGGTGACGACCGCGACATGAATGGTGTCGGCATGGGAGTCCACACCGCCGAACACCCACTGGCCGCCCGTGCCCACCGTGCCTGCTGCTGTCATGCTGGAGGCGCCTTCCTAGCCGGAGGTGACACCAGCCAGGTGGGGCAGACAGGACATTGAGGGGGCTTCTGACCAAGCTCCTATCAGGTCATGTTCCACCTGGCCGGAGCCATGAGAACGGGCCCCAGCAACCGGACGGTACAGCCCGAAGACAACCCAGCAGAGCGTCAGTCAGTGGCAGAGCCACGACCACCGGAACCCGCTACGAGTATCAATGTCAGTGGTCGCGCCTACAGTCGCCGCATGACGGCGAACGCCCGGACGGCGGCGGCAGGGCCCGGCCGCGCGGCCCTCGATCATCTCCTGCGGCTGATCTCGGAATCCGCGTGGGGCGACGAGCTGGTCCTGCGCGGCAGCATGGTCATGCCCGCGTGGGTCGGTGGCCGGGCCCGGCCACCGGGTGACCTCGACTTCGTCGTGCCGCGGCCGTCGGCGGTCCCCGTCGACGGGCGGGACCCCCACCCCTACGTCCCGGCGTACGACACCGTGCAGCAGTGGCCGGAGGCCGCCGACGGTGCGGCCCGCTACGAGATCTGGGCGGACGGGGAGGAGGCGTTCGAGACGCGGGGGCTGCGCGCGAACGTCCCGCCGGAGGGCCTGGTCTGGCAACCGGAACCGGAGCCGGCGGATCTCCCGCCGTACGAGGACCTGCTGGAACGGGTGCGTGCCCACCCGCGGGCAGCTGGGGGCGTCCTGCTGGACGCGGACGGGGCGCGCCGGGACGGTACGTGGGCCTACGCGTACACGAACGGCGAGCACGCGCCCGCCGGGATCAGGGTCCTGATCCCGTGGCGGGCGGACTCCGGCCCGGTGGGGGTGGCGCAGTTGGACTTCTCCCGCGACGAGCGGCTGCCCGAGGCACCCGTCTGGACGGCCGTGCCGCGCGGCGACGGCGGGGTCACGGTGGCCCGGACGGCGAGCCGCGAGCTGTCGCTGGCCTGGAAGCTGCGGTGGCTGGTGGCGGACGCCGCGGCCGGGGACGGTCCGCGGTGCAAGGACCTGTACGACGCCGTGCTGCTGGCGGAGGTCCGCCGGGAGCGGCCCCTCCCGGAGCCCCCGTGCCTGGCCGGCGTACAGGTCGCCGAGCGGGCGTGGCGGCACTTCTGCGCGGCCCATCCCGGGGTACGGGGCCTCGCCGCCGACTGGCTCGCCCGACTCCGCACCGCACTGACCCCGGCCCCGGCCCCGACTGACCGATAGGGGCGGTCGGGCGTCGGCCGGTCAGGCTCCGGCGCCGACGGTCCGCCAGCGGCGCAACCCGATTGCGGTCAGTTCGATCAGCTCGCCCCGGGCATGGTCGTGGTGCGTGGGGCGGAATCCGGGGAGGGCGCCGGGCTCAGGGCTGGTGGTCGTACCAGGCGAAGGCCGTGATCCGCCAGCCGTCCCGGGTGCGGACGAACTGGATGGTCTTGGTGCCCGCCCCTTCGAACGGCTTGCCGTCCAGGAGCCCGGACTTGCGGTACTCGCCGAACCGCGACGCGATGTCGCCGGCGATCTCGGTCCGTTCGTAGGTCTCCCACTCGGAGAACTCGGCCAGGCGGCCGCCGGCGCCCAGCAACACGCGGCGCGGCTCGAGGAATTCGTCCACGGTCCAGACCGTGAACTGCGGGCCGGTCATGGTGATCACTGCGTCCGGCAGGACCAGTCGACGGATCCGGTCCAGATCGGCGGCCTTGCCGCCCCGGTTGTCGAAGGCGCCGAAGAACTCCGCTGTCACCACGTCTATTTCGGCCTTGGACGACATGGCGCGAGATTAACACCGGGGGGCGTCGTACGCGTCGGACGGGCCGCATCGGGATCGCTGGGCCCGTCCGATCAGGCCGCGCGCGCCATCGTGATCACCAGGGGCGGCCGTGCCCGCTCCGCCGACCACGCGCGGCCGGCCGTGAAGTCCGCGTCGGCCACGGTCCGCGCCTCGTCGACGGTGGGCCGGTGCTGGACGACGTCCCGGAATCCCGCGCGCTCCAGCAGGGGCGGGAGGACCGGAACGGGCCACGCGTGGTTGCGCACGTCCTGCCAGGTTCCGTCGGTGCGCCGGAGCCGTACGGTCAGTTCGTCGCCCGGCCCGTACGCCCCGCCCGGGTCGCCGATGCGCAGGGAGGCGTACTCCGTGCCGCTGCACGCGGGATCGGTGGTCAGCAGGACGAACGGGGCGGGCGGGCGCAGGAGCCGGCGGATCTCGGTGAACACGCCGAGCACGGCCTCCTCGGTCGGCAGCGAGGCCAGGACGTGGTTGCACATCACCGCGTCCGCGCAGCCGTCCGGCAGGCCGGTCACGCGTCCGGCCTCGACCAGGTGGTACTCGGCCACCGCGGGCGTCGAGCCGCGGGCCAGCGCCAGCATCTGCGGGGAGGTGTCCACCCCCAGCACCCTCGCCCCCAGCCGCCGGGCCGCCGCGTCGGCCACCTTGCCCGGCCCGCACCCGTAGTCCACCAGGACCTCGCCGGCGCCGATCCGGCCGGCCAGGGCCCGGAAGACGAACGGGTACCCGAGCAGCCAGTCCGTGGCCGCCTCCACCGCCGCGAATGCCCGCGCCCCTCCGTGTCCGGACCAGGCGGTGCCGTCTTCGGCGCCGCCGGGCCCGAGTCCCTCCGGCCTGTCGCTCACCGTCCCTACTTCCCCAACCGCACCGCGAGACGCAGCTCCTGTCGGTAGCCGCGCGCGCCGTCGCGCCGGTAGTCGTCCGGCGGGATGGGGGGGCGAACACTTCTTGCTTCCCAGCACGGCTGCCGAAGCTGATCAGACCGAGGATCGCGCCGTCGGCCCCGATCAGCGCCGAGCCTGAATCACCTGGTTGGACGCTCGCCTGATCACTACTCCTGACGCGGATGGCTTCACGCCAGTAGGCCACCCTATCCCCGCCCCCTAGCCAATCGGATTTGATCTCTCCATGCAGCGATTCGATGGTCGAGTACTGAGGCTTTCCGGTTTTCATGCCGATCCATCTCACTGCTTCGCCCACGTGCAGTTCTCTTCTGATCGGCAGCGGCTTGAAGGGCGTGGCGTCGGCTATCACGGCTACGCCGAAGGTCATCTTCTTGCTGCCCACCGGGATCTGACACCACGCGAAGTCGAACACGTTGCGAACGGGCCACAGTTGCGCAATGTCGTACCACGGGAAACTCGCCGGGTATGTCACGACATCGAGGCAGCCGTCGCATCTTCCGATGAGACCTTCCTGCTGCCATGAAGAAACGGGTGCTTGGACGGGTTGATAGACCTGCAGTCCGGGGGCAACCGACCGATCCGCTATCACGTGAGCGTTGGTCAGAAGGCATCTTCTGTTCCTGAACACCGTCATCACTCCGAGTGTGCCTCGACCACGGCGATGGAAGAACGTGTCCCCATCCGGAGCCTGGATCTCGTAGCCGCCCTTGCAGGGCCGCCGATAGCTGTGGAAGTCCTCGCTCAGGGGGCGGATGGGTCCGGTCTCGATCACGTCCGTGGGTACGGACGTGCGCCTGATCGATCCATCCGGCTCGATGACCTCGGTCTCCACCGACTGCGGCACGGGGAAGTGATGTTCCGTCAGGGCGGCCGGGGGCTTCTTCTCGACGACGCCGACGACGATCGCCCGCTGCCCTGTCTCCCGGCCGCCGACGGTCTTGGCAGCCGTGTCGAGCATCACGATGTCCGGGTGGAGGATCCAATGCTCGACTGCCATGTGGACCCTGTCCGCAGGCACCGGTCCGGTACTCATGGCGCGCTCCTGTGCAGCACCGGCCCGGCCGCGGCGGTCGGGGGCGACCAAGACAGTCGCGCCCGCATGTCCGCGGACATCGGGAGCTCCTTCTCCAGGGGACGCGGAGGCAGATCGTCGGGGCTGTGCACGTCGATGACCGCAGGGCTCTCGGCCCCGTAGACGAGTGACGCGAGCGCGTTTCCGGTGGAGTCGAACATGGTCAGCACGTTGGTCAGCTGCCAGTAGAAGCAAGTCCTCGACTTGACGCCCTTGCTGTTGTCGTAGGTCTGGGACACGTAGGCGGTCGTCTCGACATTCGTGCTGGCCTGCTGGAAGGTGGTCGAGTCGTTGCTCAGGCTTGCGGTGAGCGTTGCGGAGACGGGACCCCAGCCGGCCGTGGCGCTGCCCGTGACCGATTCCGCCACATGGGACTGCTCGGAGGTGGTGCTTTCCATACCGGCGGTGGTCGTGTAGCTGATGGTCCTCTTCGCACCTGCGGCGATGCTGTAGGAGTCGGGAAGGCGCTGCCAGTACTGCTCCCGGACCACGACGTTCCCGGTCTCGAGCTCTCCGCAGCCCACCATGATCGATGGAGAGTCCTGCGGGATGATCACTCCGTCACCGGGCTTCGGCGGCAGGCCTATGTCGTTCGGGTCGAGCAGATCGAAACTCGTGATGGTCACGCTGCCGCTTTCGGGGGTTCTGACGGCGGCGGCAAACGCCCCTGTATAGGAGTTCGTGAACAACCAGTACCAATCCGTGCCCGAGTCCTGGCGCGTGTAGCTTTCCTGCCCGTTGGCCGGCAGGAGAACAGTGCCCTCAGGCAGGTACTGGTCCGGGGTCGTTTGGCAGCTGAAGTGGTCGCCCTCGGTACTCAACAGGTACAGGGACAGCGGGATACAGGTCTGATTGGTGAACGTCACGGGATTTCCCGTCGGACTTTCCTTGGAGACAAGCGTGCCGTGGATGGCCTTCTGATACTCACTTCTCATCTGCATGCTGGTTCACCTCTGTCGTGTTGCGAATTCGTTCGCGTCGGACATGGGCTACCTGGCGGCGGGGCGACAGAACAATGAAGGCGGCCGGCCCGTCCGTACGGGGACTGTTTCAGAGGGCTACCTGCACTGCATGGTCCGCGCTCCGCGCTGGTCAGTGCGGTGGGGCCGGCACCTGGGACGGGCGCTCCGCCAGCGGGCATCGGCTTCACACGAGAGGCACCCCGCGAGCACCTGCGTCACGGCCTCCGGAGCAACCATCCAGGGGGACTTCGTGCTCTTCCGTCCGAACCGGACCGTTCTGGTCAGCAGGCTTTTGGGCTCCTATGTCAAGGTAAGCGCGTCTGGATCGCGCGGCAAACTCATCTCGGCTTGGGTGCGGCCCGTCGCTCTCGCGGCTAGGGAAGTCGAAGTTGTCACAGCAGGCGGTCACCCACCCCGGCAGTCGGCCTGAGCACACGATGAGTCGCCAGATAGTGCGGTTTTACCCCTCCGCCACCGGCAACTAGGTTTCGAATCCTGCGCACTTGGTGTCGCCAGCCGACGGTGAGGTTCCCGGCCGATGCGGTCGACGGCCTTGGCGTGGGCCGGATCGGGGATCATGGTGCGGTGCTCGCAACGCAGGCGCAGGAGCCCGAAGTCCGTATCCTCCCGGCCGCGCGGCAGGGGACGTCCGGCCCTCCTGCGGTGCGGGACGATCAGGCCGGTTCCCGGGCAGACGCCGTCCGCGATGACCGTCGTCCCGGCGGCCGCGGGGACGGACTCGCGCCAGACGTGTGCGTCCGCTCGCTGCCCGGTGCCGGGCGGGCGCTCGCGACGGCCAGGCGGCTGTCGGCGTCGATGATGACCTGCACCGTTCGTCGAGAACCGGTAGGTGCGGGAGGAGGCGCCGACCGTGCGGTCGCGGGCCGGAACCGGGGTGCCGTCCACGCGCCAGGACTCAGGCTTCCGCAACCCCCTCAGAGGTCGATCCAGTAGCGCCGCTTGGGGCCGATCAGGGTTTCGCGGACGTCCTCCAACACCCCGCCATTGCCCTCGATCGTGCGGACCGACGCCTCGTTGTCCGGGTCGCAGGTCAGCAGGACCCGGTCCATCCCCAGGACGCGCGCCTCGTGCAGGACGGCCGCCAGGGCCCAGGTGGCCAGGCCCCGGCGGCGCGCCGAGGGCCTGATGCTGTAGCCGATGTGGCCGCCCGCGTCGAGGAGGAAACCGTTCAGGTAGTGCCGCAGGTCGATCGCGCCCAGGTACGTGTCGCCCTCGGCGATCCACCAGTAGGTCGCGTGGACCCGGCCGTGGTCGACCGGCAGGGTGCGGTCCGACTGCCGGCGCAGTCGCTCCACCCAGGCCGCGAAGCCCTCCGGGGTGTCCACGTCGTCGTCGGAGCCGAGCCCGCCGCCGTCCAGATGGGCGTCCGGCCCCCATTCCCGCTGCGCGGCGAGCCAGGAAGCGTGCAGGTGGGGGCTGGGGGCTATGAGCTCGGGCATACCTCGGACCATAACAGTCGGCCGGGTCGGGCTCGTGCGGCAAGATCCGTGAGGACGGCTCAGGCGGAGCCCGTCGGCAGGGGTCGGGCACGGGCGATGACCAGGGCGACGTCGTCGTGGTCGTCCGTGCGGCGCAGTGAGTCCAGGAGGCGGTCGCAGGTCTCTTCCAGTGGACGTCCGGTGTCGGCGAGCAGGGT
Protein-coding sequences here:
- a CDS encoding DUF4440 domain-containing protein — encoded protein: MSSKAEIDVVTAEFFGAFDNRGGKAADLDRIRRLVLPDAVITMTGPQFTVWTVDEFLEPRRVLLGAGGRLAEFSEWETYERTEIAGDIASRFGEYRKSGLLDGKPFEGAGTKTIQFVRTRDGWRITAFAWYDHQP
- a CDS encoding IS110 family transposase: MTAAGTVGTGGQWVFGGVDSHADTIHVAVVTDNGGYLADAEFPTTTAGYTAALAFLGALGDVVAIGVEGTASYGSGFTRAARADGLSVVEVNRPDRAERRRSGKSDPIDAYAAARAALSGRASSAPKDETVTGIRALHNAARSTVKARTAAVNQIGHILIGAPDTIRARYRALHGKPLVDALARLRPAGDAVHTAVLTALKSLARRVQALTTEHNELTAVLDDVVTGHNPGLRAAYGVGPDTAAQLLITAGGNPDRLRTEASFAALCGVAPVPASSGKTNRHRLSRGGDRAANAALYRIALVRMASDSRTRDYVVRQTAAGRTKKEIIRLLKRAIAREVFRYLTTTVTVPEVADLRPARQAKNITLTAVAHHFGVWPAVISCIERGTRRDDNLANAYRDWLTAA
- a CDS encoding class I SAM-dependent methyltransferase produces the protein MSDRPEGLGPGGAEDGTAWSGHGGARAFAAVEAATDWLLGYPFVFRALAGRIGAGEVLVDYGCGPGKVADAAARRLGARVLGVDTSPQMLALARGSTPAVAEYHLVEAGRVTGLPDGCADAVMCNHVLASLPTEEAVLGVFTEIRRLLRPPAPFVLLTTDPACSGTEYASLRIGDPGGAYGPGDELTVRLRRTDGTWQDVRNHAWPVPVLPPLLERAGFRDVVQHRPTVDEARTVADADFTAGRAWSAERARPPLVITMARAA
- a CDS encoding amidohydrolase family protein translates to MRVARRTVLQAASAGALTALLGRTSAAAAVPGSAAGDLVRLRFTRATNGAATASATGERVIAEVQGVLWLLPRDGSPATPLTPPDLEPGRPVFSPDGRQVAMSAYRGGTFHIWVMNADGSGLRPLTDGPFDHRAPAWSPDGRTLAFCSERGGDPVAGSPYRIWTLTVTGGRPRRLTGLPGQDGPGQDGEWEDFDPVWSPDGSRVLFVRATPTGETLTARTIASVAAEPVAGDRGVDPVRIEHTVTDGRLLAPALSPGGRTAWLSAAPGPRKAETLSLFADGRPVPLDGDLAPAPPRWIGDDRLLITLDGRFRVIRPHRDGGDDGHEIPLDATLEVVRPRYRVKEYVLEAERSLPVRGIHLPALSPDGRSVAFAALNALWVAPVTGGAPRKIVQAPVTAYVQGPVWSPDGRALVYTDDRDGLNTVRRRELDSGRESVLAAGGRVYGALSPDGTRLAALDLAGRLLVRDLATGTDTPLVAALGGGGLPGPPSWSPDGRHLALCDRNRLSRRFREGYNLIRIVDTATGADRLHALAPHASLADRYASGPVWSPDGRFLACVGESALWLLPVGPDGAPTGPARRLTDEPADHPSWSADSRTLLYQSCARLRLLALDAAGAPAGAPRTVPVSLNYRRPAPVDTVVHAGLLWDATGSPPRADVDVLVRGGRITAVEPHRPGRRATRTVDCSDGTVLPGLWDAHVHPYPYTYGARQGALHLAYGVTTVVSLGGSAYEQARLREDVRAGLLAAPRMLAGGELLDGSRVAYSMGRAHRTRAGFARSLARAAALDWDFVKTYVRAPYAYMAEAARFAHERLGVLAGSHLCAPGIRSGQDLTTHLVATERAEYGHGATPRGHTYQDTVEVYTHGGFGLIATPFTALPLIGADPALADDPRVASLMPPWDVAAVRAGAAGPPSAEQSAALEREVGVYRRVIEGGGRLALGTDAPLTPVGLHLHLALRALHRYGLTPAQALTTVTSAPARMFGVEDRLGTVAPGRIADLTLVDGDPFADFDDLVRVRATVRGGILRERPSLERAFTQSAVPPAPEPVDWRAVLDQMLRDGCCAPHV
- a CDS encoding nucleotidyl transferase AbiEii/AbiGii toxin family protein, whose product is MTANARTAAAGPGRAALDHLLRLISESAWGDELVLRGSMVMPAWVGGRARPPGDLDFVVPRPSAVPVDGRDPHPYVPAYDTVQQWPEAADGAARYEIWADGEEAFETRGLRANVPPEGLVWQPEPEPADLPPYEDLLERVRAHPRAAGGVLLDADGARRDGTWAYAYTNGEHAPAGIRVLIPWRADSGPVGVAQLDFSRDERLPEAPVWTAVPRGDGGVTVARTASRELSLAWKLRWLVADAAAGDGPRCKDLYDAVLLAEVRRERPLPEPPCLAGVQVAERAWRHFCAAHPGVRGLAADWLARLRTALTPAPAPTDR
- a CDS encoding GNAT family N-acetyltransferase, translated to MPELIAPSPHLHASWLAAQREWGPDAHLDGGGLGSDDDVDTPEGFAAWVERLRRQSDRTLPVDHGRVHATYWWIAEGDTYLGAIDLRHYLNGFLLDAGGHIGYSIRPSARRRGLATWALAAVLHEARVLGMDRVLLTCDPDNEASVRTIEGNGGVLEDVRETLIGPKRRYWIDL